The Echeneis naucrates chromosome 8, fEcheNa1.1, whole genome shotgun sequence genome has a window encoding:
- the LOC115047940 gene encoding ectonucleotide pyrophosphatase/phosphodiesterase family member 7-like — MLWTASLCLLWASFLLGAPVNKQRHRVLLISFDGFRWDYDRDVDTPNLDKMAEDGVKALYVTPPYITITSPTHFTLLSGRYVENHGVIHNMWFNTTSLEKKSYYQSQFVNEWWDNGTLPIWITAQRQGLKTGSLHFPGTASSYQGETAMVREVEPALYNYKNELEWKNNTDKVMGWFRDQDLDFVSLYFGEPDGTGHRYGPDSPQRREMVKQVDRTVGYIRESAQRHGLDDSLNIIITADHGMTTVYRNGLVEEIILSKIPGFSFSDLSFHLVDFGPSGMLLPKPGKLEKVYNALKGSHPHLHVYKKEELPEHLHFSKNDRILPIILWADLGYVINGYFPVQFNKGEHGFDNQEMDMKPFFRAVGPAFHKNLEVGPFETVNIYPLMCHILGIQPEVNDGHLNATKHMLVTSSRAEDEKVKLNPLHNTFIGLFAMAGFLVLVFIAIMSHKALKNRQRNKRPGSLKYEPEETKDTKQ, encoded by the exons ATGCTGTGGACAGCGAGTCTCTGCCTCCTCTGGGCTTCGTTCCTCCTCGGAGCGCCGGTAAACAAACAGAGGCACAGAGTGCTGCTCATCTCCTTCGACGGCTTCCGGTGGGATTACGACCGCGACGTCGACACTCCGAACCTCGACAAGATGGCCGAGGATGGAGTCAAAGCCCTGTATGTCACACCTCCTTACATCACCATCACCAGCCCGACACACTTCACCCTCTTGTCAG GCCGCTACGTGGAGAATCACGGCGTGATCCACAACATGTGGTTCAACACAACCAGCCTGGAGAAGAAGTCGTACTATCAGAGCCAGTTTGTGAATGAGTGGTGGGACAATGGCACTCTGCCTATCTGGATCACGGCGCAGAGACAG GGCCTGAAAACGGGCTCTCTTCACTTTCCCGGCACGGCCTCCAGTTACCAGGGAGAAACGGCGATGGTGCGGGAGGTGGAGCCAGCACTTTACAACTACAAAAATGAGCTCGAATGGAAAAATAACACAGACAAGGTGATGGGCTGGTTCAGGGACCAGGACTTGGACTTTGTGTCCTTGTATTTTGGCGAGCCGGATGGCACAGGCCACAGATATGGGCCGGACTCACCGCAGCGCCGGGAGATGGTCAAACAGGTCGACAGGACCGTGGGGTATATTCGGGAGTCGGCCCAACGACATGGGCTGGACGACAGTCTAAACATCATCATCACGGCGGACCACGGCATGACCACAGTGTACCGCAACGGGCTGGTGGAAGAAATCATCCTGTCCAAGATTCCCGGGTTCTCTTTCAGCGACCTGTCATTCCACCTGGTGGACTTTGGGCCCTCTGGGATGTTGCTGCCGAAGCCGGGCAAGCTGGAGAAGGTCTACAACGCCCTGAAGGGTTCCCATCCCCACCTCCACGTCTACAAGAAGGAGGAGCTGCCAGAACACCTCCACTTCTCCAAAAATGACCGCATCCTACCCATAATTCTCTGGGCCGACCTTGGATACGTGATCAACGGG TATTTCCCGGTTCAGTTCAACAAAGGGGAGCACGGCTTCGACAACCAGGAGATGGACATGAAGCCTTTCTTCAGGGCCGTGGGTCCGGCGTTTCACAAGAACCTGGAGGTGGGACCCTTCGAGACCGTCAACATCTACCCCTTGATGTGTCACATCCTGGGCATCCAGCCGGAGGTCAACGACGGCCACCTGAACGCCACCAAACACATGCTAGTCACCAGCAGCAGGGCTGAGG atGAGAAAGTGAAGTTAAATCCCCTTCACAATACCTTCATCGGATTATTTGCAATGGCTGGATTTCTTGTTCTGGTTTTTATCGCAATCATGTCCCACAAAGCACTGAAGAACAGACAAAGGAATAAAAG acCTGGAAGTTTGAAATATGAACCTGAagagacaaaagacacaaaacaa